The Sulfurimonas sp. HSL3-2 genome segment CAGTCGATGATATGTCTATGACCTTCACATCCTTGCTGTGATAGATAAGACAGGTGATGATGGAGGTGATGCTTCCGCTTTGTGTTAAAAGGATGTTTCTTGCTTCATCAGCGCAGCGTGCTTTTCTTAGGATATTGCCGCCAGTGGAAATAACCGTGTCTGCTACTAAAAGAGGATAGTCGTCGATCCCAAAGTGTTTGAAGTTTGCCTCGTACTTGCCCAGAGTCGCAAGATAGACGAAGTTTTTCGCATCTTTTGCTACGATGGAGTCCTCATCAAACTCCACGCTCTCTTGAACAAACTCTATGCCGGCATCTTGAAGAAGTTTGGCACGAGTCTCAGAGGAAGACGCTAGTCTAATACGCATTTCTTAAAAATACGCCTAGATAGATAGCAATTAGACCCAGAACTATATTTAAAGGGACCATGTACTTTGCAATAAGTTTCAGTGTAGAAGCTGCAGCGATAAGATCACCGTTAGCGATCAGTTTTGCCGCTTTATTGCGTCTGATTACCATCGCTAAAAAGTTAACTGCCATAACAAGCCAGATAGCCTCTTTTACATGTACGATGTTGTAAATAAACATAGCATAGTCGTTTAAGACGTTTCCGTTTGGACCGACAGCCGCAGTTCTAAAACCGTATCCGACAGCCATGATGACAGCTGTAATGATAAGGATGATGACAAACGGAGCGACGATGCTGAAAAGTCTTTTTAGAGCGTGAGCCGAGCGTTCTATCTTTTCGGGGACATTGTCGATAAGCTGGATCGACTGATGTGCTGCAAAACGCATAGCGATCATCCCGCCTACCCAGATAACGGCACTGATGATATGTAAAAATATAACAATGTTCTTATGTTCCGAAAAGATCGTATAGATAAGATGTTTCATTATGAAAGAGCCTTTGTTATGAAGTCGTTCGCGACCTCTTTAGCTTCAGGAAGCTTCGTTACATCTTTTCCGCCTGCTTGTGCGAAGTCAGGTCTTCCGCCTCCGCCTCCGCCAAGTACCGGAGCTACTATCTTGATCCAGTCGCCAGCTTTAACGCCTGAGTTTTTGATTCCCGCTGCGATGAGGACTTTGTCATCTTTTACCTGGAAAAGCATCGCACAGATAGATTCATGCTGGTTTTTAAGCTCATCGATACGATCTTTGATATCACCTGCAGTGATCTGCTCGATCACGACTGCAGTCGAACCGATCATCTGCACGTCTATCTTCTCTTTTGAAGCGTTATGTGCTTCTACCAGTTCATGTTTAAGAGTATGAACCTGCTCTTTTAGTCTCTCTATCCCAGCTAAAAGGTCTTGGTTTTTCACACTCTCTTTTGCTACGTTTAGAGTGTGGCGCTGTGCTTTTAGGTAGTTGTACGCCGCATTTCCGCAGACCGCTTCGATACGTCTTACACCCGCACTGACACCGCTCTCTTTAGTGATGATGAACGTTCCGATCTCAGTCGTGTTTTGTACGTGTGTCCCGCCGCAGAACTCGACAGATGCGTCACCGAAACTGACGACTCTTACTCTGTCGCCGTATTTTTC includes the following:
- the maf gene encoding septum formation inhibitor Maf, giving the protein MRIRLASSSETRAKLLQDAGIEFVQESVEFDEDSIVAKDAKNFVYLATLGKYEANFKHFGIDDYPLLVADTVISTGGNILRKARCADEARNILLTQSGSITSIITCLIYHSKDVKVIDISSTDYLFEKFDEVALEAYLESGDWRGKAGACMVEGFCKNYIKEVRGFESTAMGLTIEVFKPYLF